Proteins encoded by one window of Thalassoroseus pseudoceratinae:
- a CDS encoding carbon storage regulator: MKIFTRSESQGVVIDGKIHVTILEILETSVRVAIHSPDVPGSYREETIGLSAEQAGSLVDPMTVEAEPVGYSMK, from the coding sequence ATGAAGATATTCACTCGTTCGGAATCCCAGGGCGTTGTGATTGACGGTAAAATACACGTAACAATCTTGGAAATCCTGGAAACATCGGTGCGTGTCGCCATTCACTCTCCGGACGTTCCCGGTTCCTATCGCGAGGAGACAATCGGACTTTCCGCTGAACAAGCCGGTTCATTGGTCGATCCAATGACGGTTGAAGCGGAACCCGTAGGCTATTCAATGAAATGA
- a CDS encoding isoprenyl transferase, producing MTRETEYTPDKLQELGLDSQRLPRHIAVIMDGNGRWAISRGLPRIEGHRRGVQSVRTIVEECARIGIEQVTLYCLSSENWKRPQEELDLLMQLLEQYLVEERSEIMRQELQFAVIGRRDGLSEGALREIDRTLEVARDNTGMRLCLAINYGSRGEIADAVRRIAEQVRTGEMTPETIDEQCISEHLDTAGMTDPDLVIRTAGEMRVSNFLLWQISYAELFVTQKYWPEFRLPDLIEALQSFAARDRRFGGLKG from the coding sequence GTGACCCGCGAAACGGAATATACTCCCGACAAACTTCAGGAATTGGGCCTGGATTCGCAACGTCTGCCACGACACATTGCGGTGATCATGGATGGCAATGGTCGATGGGCAATTTCCCGTGGTCTTCCTCGAATCGAAGGCCATCGGCGTGGCGTGCAGAGTGTCCGCACGATTGTCGAAGAATGCGCTCGGATTGGCATCGAACAGGTCACGCTGTATTGTCTCAGTAGTGAAAACTGGAAACGGCCACAAGAAGAGTTGGACTTGCTCATGCAACTCTTGGAGCAGTATCTCGTCGAAGAACGGAGCGAGATCATGCGGCAGGAATTGCAGTTTGCGGTGATTGGTCGTCGGGATGGACTTAGTGAAGGAGCTCTTCGGGAGATTGATCGAACTCTGGAAGTCGCTCGTGACAATACAGGAATGCGTTTGTGCCTGGCGATCAATTACGGATCGCGGGGTGAGATCGCTGACGCTGTCCGCCGGATTGCCGAGCAGGTCCGTACAGGTGAGATGACGCCCGAAACCATCGACGAACAGTGCATCTCCGAGCATCTTGATACGGCCGGCATGACCGATCCGGATTTGGTGATTCGGACGGCGGGTGAAATGCGTGTCAGCAACTTCTTGCTGTGGCAAATTAGTTACGCGGAGTTGTTTGTCACGCAAAAATATTGGCCGGAATTTCGATTGCCGGATTTGATCGAAGCCTTGCAGTCGTTCGCCGCCCGCGATCGTCGGTTCGGCGGTTTGAAAGGCTAA
- a CDS encoding phosphatidate cytidylyltransferase, translating to MLGWRVGISVVLVPALVGLFLLDHRTGATAPYLLAFCLAVGVRAVWELCALLDVRASRPSFVMTACCTAGVIASGWAGHLFDVPGLSDLRPLEVIAVTVSLAMLALFLRSAAIFHEPGHSIDTLGAELLATIYIGMLLAVTAQLRWVAEPEAGYLVLGSLLIATKCGDIGAYFLGRFFGKRKLIPRLSPGKTRMGAVGAFVGSGLGAWAWLTWATPLFNPEWQPPVWYWCVLYGVILGLIGLIGDLCESLLKRDCNKKDSSTLLPGFGGILDLIDSVLYAGPVAYLLWRLLPLATWMTSTN from the coding sequence ATGTTGGGTTGGCGGGTCGGAATTTCAGTTGTCCTGGTACCGGCTTTGGTCGGCTTGTTTCTGCTCGACCATCGCACGGGAGCTACAGCTCCGTACTTGCTTGCGTTCTGCTTGGCGGTTGGTGTTCGCGCGGTTTGGGAGCTATGTGCTCTTCTCGATGTGCGAGCGAGCCGACCGTCTTTTGTCATGACGGCGTGCTGCACCGCGGGTGTGATTGCGTCCGGTTGGGCAGGGCATCTCTTTGACGTTCCGGGGCTGAGCGATTTACGCCCGTTGGAAGTGATCGCCGTCACAGTCTCGCTGGCCATGCTGGCGTTGTTCTTGCGGTCGGCGGCAATTTTCCATGAACCGGGCCATAGCATCGACACACTTGGCGCCGAACTCCTGGCGACGATTTACATCGGCATGCTTCTGGCGGTGACGGCCCAGTTGCGTTGGGTGGCCGAGCCGGAAGCTGGGTATCTGGTCCTGGGATCGTTGTTGATCGCCACGAAATGTGGGGATATCGGAGCGTATTTCCTCGGGCGATTCTTCGGCAAACGGAAGCTGATCCCTCGGTTGAGTCCGGGAAAGACTCGCATGGGAGCTGTCGGAGCGTTTGTTGGTTCCGGTCTCGGTGCATGGGCGTGGCTCACGTGGGCGACTCCGTTGTTCAACCCTGAATGGCAACCGCCAGTTTGGTATTGGTGTGTGCTATACGGCGTCATTCTGGGGCTCATTGGCCTCATCGGCGACCTGTGTGAGTCCCTACTCAAACGGGACTGCAACAAGAAGGACTCCTCAACGCTGTTACCCGGTTTCGGGGGGATCCTCGATCTCATCGATAGCGTGCTGTATGCTGGTCCCGTTGCTTATCTTCTGTGGCGACTTCTGCCGCTGGCAACCTGGATGACCTCCACCAACTAA
- the aroE gene encoding shikimate dehydrogenase produces the protein MSTPRSFQQELVCVFGQPVAENPTQAMIEAAFAHHDLAWRYLTIEVPPANLGDAVRGLRAMGFRGGNLTIPHKVAVIDHLDGLSDAADRIGAVNCMVWHDDRLTGENTDGKGFVESLSEVTDPKGKRIVLFGAGGAARAIAVETALAGATHFTIVNRSPERGQQLTNLVNERTEAQAEFVPWTGEFAIPDGTDVVINSTSIGLFPNVEERVAVQADTLKSNMVVADVIPNPPKTRFLSEAAERGCTTLDGLGMLVNQGVIGFRLWTGVDPDPSVMRKALEDVFGED, from the coding sequence ATGTCGACCCCGCGTTCATTTCAGCAAGAACTTGTTTGCGTCTTCGGTCAACCAGTGGCCGAAAATCCGACACAAGCCATGATCGAGGCCGCTTTTGCGCATCACGATTTGGCTTGGAGGTATCTCACAATCGAAGTGCCTCCAGCTAACCTTGGGGATGCAGTGCGAGGGTTGCGGGCGATGGGGTTTCGTGGCGGGAACCTCACGATTCCGCACAAGGTCGCCGTGATTGACCATCTCGACGGGCTCAGCGATGCTGCGGATCGAATTGGCGCCGTGAACTGCATGGTTTGGCACGACGACCGTTTGACCGGTGAGAATACGGACGGCAAAGGCTTTGTCGAATCTCTTTCGGAAGTGACCGATCCCAAAGGAAAGCGGATCGTGCTATTTGGAGCCGGCGGTGCGGCCCGGGCGATCGCAGTCGAAACAGCACTTGCCGGGGCCACGCATTTCACAATCGTCAATCGGTCCCCGGAGCGTGGCCAACAGTTGACCAACCTCGTCAACGAACGAACGGAAGCCCAAGCGGAGTTTGTTCCATGGACCGGCGAATTCGCAATTCCTGACGGGACCGATGTGGTTATCAACTCCACGTCAATCGGATTGTTCCCGAATGTCGAGGAACGAGTCGCGGTGCAGGCGGACACGCTGAAAAGCAATATGGTGGTCGCCGATGTCATCCCCAACCCACCGAAAACTCGGTTCCTCAGCGAGGCCGCCGAACGGGGCTGCACAACTTTGGACGGGTTGGGAATGCTGGTCAACCAAGGCGTGATCGGTTTCCGCTTGTGGACGGGCGTGGATCCCGATCCATCCGTCATGCGGAAAGCTTTGGAAGACGTCTTTGGAGAAGATTGA
- a CDS encoding diguanylate cyclase domain-containing protein, producing the protein MTTNETSTLRKLDNVNDGSHVPQGQACLVQIYPLELNAGLLKISENPFIIGRGRQCGLTLEGDSVSRKHCAIHFRDDAYFIRDLQSTNGTFVNDQANDEVRLRAGDRIRIGNQIFKFLSADHIEAEYHETTYAMMTRDGLTGAFTRRYFEEALRRDLARSKRSGQPLSLMMFDVDQFKTINDQFGHLAADRALIDLTRRILTILSTDHIMARFGGDEFIVLLSDTNYREAQEIAEICRAVAELDTFGGVCREFSVTISVGVAAAFLSEDGNLVLDSPHPSLDNAPMFNQSDVSFETLLACVDAWMYEAKSDGRNRVR; encoded by the coding sequence ATGACGACAAACGAAACATCAACATTGCGAAAACTTGACAACGTCAACGATGGTTCGCACGTTCCACAGGGACAGGCTTGTCTGGTCCAGATTTATCCTCTGGAGTTGAATGCCGGTCTGCTGAAGATTTCCGAGAACCCATTCATCATTGGCCGTGGCCGTCAATGTGGCCTGACGCTCGAAGGTGATTCGGTTTCACGGAAACACTGTGCGATTCACTTCCGGGATGATGCCTACTTCATTCGCGACCTGCAAAGCACGAATGGAACTTTCGTCAACGACCAAGCCAACGACGAAGTTCGCTTGAGAGCCGGCGACCGCATTCGCATCGGCAATCAGATTTTCAAGTTTCTCTCCGCCGATCACATCGAAGCCGAATACCACGAGACCACCTATGCGATGATGACTCGCGATGGGCTCACCGGGGCGTTCACACGGCGGTATTTCGAAGAAGCTCTGCGACGGGACTTGGCCCGGTCCAAACGCTCTGGTCAACCGCTGTCGTTGATGATGTTCGACGTCGATCAGTTCAAGACCATCAACGACCAATTCGGCCATTTGGCAGCCGACCGCGCGTTGATTGACCTCACCCGCCGTATTCTGACGATTCTCTCCACCGACCACATCATGGCGAGGTTCGGTGGCGATGAGTTCATCGTCCTGCTCAGCGATACTAACTACCGCGAGGCCCAGGAAATTGCGGAAATCTGCCGAGCCGTAGCGGAATTGGATACCTTTGGCGGTGTCTGCCGAGAGTTTTCGGTCACGATCAGCGTGGGCGTTGCAGCCGCGTTTTTATCGGAGGACGGAAATCTAGTCCTCGACTCACCGCATCCATCGCTCGACAATGCCCCAATGTTCAATCAGTCCGACGTGAGTTTCGAAACGTTGCTCGCCTGTGTCGACGCCTGGATGTACGAAGCAAAAAGCGACGGTCGCAACCGAGTTCGCTGA
- the speA gene encoding biosynthetic arginine decarboxylase: MPVMDDAWDIDDAAELYEVSRWGQGYFSVGKNGHLRVHPERDPERSIDFPELIEQLQLRGLELPLIVRFSGILKDRLREIYDAFQHAIKEYRYEGGYNCVYPIKVNQHRQVVEEVLEYGAGLGFGLEAGSKPELLAVIAVTSNETPIVCNGFKDVEFIETALSAQKIGRNITIVVEKPKELDLILSVAARLGVRPQIGMRVKLSSRGSGRWQGSGGYRSKFGLTASEILHGLDRLKSEGMEDCLNLLHFHLGSQITNIRFVKSALVEAARIYADLVRKGAGLKSLDVGGGLGVDYDGSRTDFDSSMNYTLQEYANDVIYQIKSVCDDAKVPHPNIVSESGRAISAYHSVLLFSVMGAVTRGEAKFPREIPEDTPQPLRDLFYTRKKITLRNAHESYHDALQLREMVMSRFLSGVLSLEDCSFADDLFWGICRRINKLTQEMEFVPEELQKLGAMLSDTYFCNFSVFQSMPDSWAIQQLFPVMPLHRLEQPPSRRAVLGDITCDSDGKLDRFIDRRDVKRALPLHAFDGQPYHLGAFLVGAYQEVLGDLHNLFGNPHVVHVDINEGGEVVIKTVVRGERVDEVLAYVEFDSEELLDQLQRSVEEAVLKKRVTHQEAGQFLRSYESSLRNYTYLERFTDAS, encoded by the coding sequence ATGCCTGTTATGGACGACGCCTGGGACATCGATGACGCGGCCGAATTGTACGAGGTTTCGCGATGGGGACAGGGTTATTTTTCCGTTGGGAAGAACGGTCACCTGCGTGTGCACCCCGAACGAGACCCTGAACGATCAATCGACTTTCCGGAACTGATCGAGCAGTTGCAGCTTCGCGGTTTGGAACTGCCTTTGATCGTGCGTTTCAGCGGTATCCTCAAAGATCGCTTACGGGAAATTTACGATGCGTTTCAGCATGCGATCAAAGAGTATCGGTACGAGGGCGGCTACAACTGCGTCTACCCCATCAAGGTGAACCAACACCGCCAGGTTGTGGAAGAAGTCCTGGAATACGGCGCGGGTCTTGGCTTCGGGCTGGAGGCGGGCAGCAAGCCGGAGTTGTTGGCCGTCATCGCCGTCACCAGCAATGAAACGCCGATTGTCTGCAACGGCTTCAAAGATGTGGAGTTCATCGAAACCGCGTTGTCGGCTCAGAAGATCGGCCGAAACATCACAATCGTGGTCGAGAAACCGAAGGAGTTGGACCTCATTTTGTCGGTGGCCGCACGATTGGGCGTGCGTCCTCAGATCGGAATGCGGGTGAAGCTTTCTTCGCGCGGTTCCGGACGTTGGCAGGGGTCTGGCGGGTATCGATCCAAGTTCGGTCTGACGGCCAGCGAAATCCTGCACGGTTTGGACCGACTCAAATCCGAAGGGATGGAAGATTGCCTCAACTTACTGCACTTCCATTTGGGCAGTCAGATCACGAACATTCGCTTCGTGAAATCGGCGTTGGTGGAGGCGGCTCGCATCTACGCGGATTTGGTGCGAAAGGGCGCCGGTTTGAAGTCGCTGGATGTCGGCGGTGGCTTGGGCGTTGATTACGATGGCTCGCGGACGGACTTCGACTCCAGCATGAATTACACGCTGCAGGAGTACGCGAACGATGTGATTTATCAGATCAAATCCGTCTGCGATGACGCCAAGGTTCCGCATCCGAATATTGTCTCGGAAAGTGGTCGTGCGATCTCCGCTTACCATAGCGTGCTGCTGTTCAGCGTGATGGGTGCCGTCACCCGCGGCGAAGCCAAATTCCCCCGAGAAATTCCCGAAGACACCCCGCAACCGCTTCGAGATTTGTTCTACACGCGGAAAAAAATCACACTGCGAAACGCGCACGAAAGTTATCACGATGCGTTGCAACTTCGCGAAATGGTGATGAGCCGATTTCTCTCGGGCGTGCTGAGCTTGGAAGATTGCAGCTTTGCCGACGATCTGTTCTGGGGGATCTGCCGACGCATTAACAAGCTGACGCAAGAAATGGAATTCGTCCCGGAAGAGCTTCAAAAGTTGGGGGCGATGCTCTCCGACACCTACTTCTGCAATTTCTCCGTGTTCCAATCGATGCCGGATAGTTGGGCGATTCAACAACTATTCCCTGTCATGCCGCTTCACCGGCTTGAACAACCGCCATCACGGCGTGCAGTCTTGGGAGACATCACCTGTGATTCGGATGGCAAGCTAGACCGATTCATCGATCGACGGGATGTCAAACGGGCCCTGCCATTGCACGCCTTTGACGGGCAACCGTACCACCTCGGTGCGTTTTTGGTAGGGGCATATCAGGAAGTGCTTGGCGATCTCCACAATCTGTTCGGCAACCCGCATGTGGTGCACGTTGACATCAACGAGGGTGGGGAAGTCGTGATCAAGACCGTCGTTCGTGGTGAACGAGTTGATGAAGTTCTTGCCTATGTGGAATTCGATAGCGAAGAACTGCTTGATCAATTGCAGCGATCCGTCGAGGAAGCGGTTCTCAAAAAACGCGTGACGCACCAGGAAGCCGGGCAATTCTTGAGGTCGTATGAATCGAGTCTGCGGAACTACACGTACCTCGAACGCTTCACCGATGCGTCCTGA
- a CDS encoding RNA recognition motif domain-containing protein — MSKNLYVGNLSFNTTNDGLRQAFEQFGAVTNAQIITDRETGRSRGFGFVEMAEGGDEAIEEMNGFELDGRTLTVNEARPREDRRGGGGGGGRRGGYGGGGNRY, encoded by the coding sequence ATGAGTAAGAACTTGTACGTTGGCAACCTCTCCTTCAACACCACCAATGATGGACTTCGGCAGGCATTTGAACAATTCGGTGCCGTGACCAATGCTCAAATCATTACGGACCGTGAGACCGGCCGTAGCCGTGGTTTCGGTTTTGTCGAAATGGCCGAAGGTGGGGATGAAGCCATCGAAGAAATGAATGGCTTTGAATTGGACGGTCGGACGTTGACCGTTAACGAAGCCCGCCCACGCGAAGATCGTCGTGGTGGCGGTGGTGGCGGCGGACGTCGCGGTGGATACGGCGGTGGCGGTAACCGC